A DNA window from Deltaproteobacteria bacterium contains the following coding sequences:
- a CDS encoding 4Fe-4S binding protein, with amino-acid sequence MKITKGAVVTGGTSLEYKTGDWRDQKPVLNQSWCKACGVCEEDCPDGAIHVEDGAFSIDYDFCKGCGICARECPTEAIQMIPEEK; translated from the coding sequence ATGAAAATTACCAAAGGGGCTGTCGTAACCGGCGGGACTTCCCTCGAATATAAAACCGGAGACTGGCGGGATCAAAAACCGGTCCTTAATCAATCATGGTGCAAAGCCTGCGGGGTTTGTGAAGAAGATTGCCCGGATGGGGCTATTCATGTGGAAGATGGGGCTTTCTCCATCGATTACGACTTCTGTAAAGGGTGCGGAATTTGTGCCCGTGAATGTCCTACGGAAGCCATTCAAATGATTCCGGAGGAGAAATAA
- a CDS encoding 2-oxoacid:acceptor oxidoreductase family protein encodes MKEITIHGRGGQGSLVLAQFMAIAASEDGRFGQAFPFLGGGGERRGKPIIAYCRINKEPIRIRSRVSEPDYTIVQDPTILKEVDVFEGLKPGGMVLINTDKSPEALEVPKNFRFIIFSAEELARKILGRPIMNTALLGAFAAITGELSLEAVLRAVRSKFSGSLGEKNVLVVEESYKYLLRENK; translated from the coding sequence ATGAAAGAAATTACCATTCACGGAAGGGGAGGACAGGGATCCTTGGTCCTGGCTCAATTCATGGCTATCGCCGCTTCGGAAGATGGAAGGTTCGGTCAGGCTTTTCCCTTTTTGGGGGGTGGGGGGGAGCGGCGAGGGAAACCGATTATAGCCTACTGCCGGATCAATAAAGAGCCCATCCGAATAAGGAGTCGGGTGAGTGAACCTGACTACACCATAGTGCAGGACCCGACTATCCTAAAAGAAGTCGACGTTTTTGAAGGGTTGAAACCTGGAGGAATGGTGTTGATTAATACAGACAAGTCCCCTGAGGCTCTTGAAGTACCTAAAAACTTTCGCTTTATCATTTTTTCTGCCGAAGAATTAGCCAGGAAAATTCTGGGAAGACCCATCATGAATACAGCGTTATTGGGGGCCTTTGCCGCAATCACCGGAGAATTAAGTTTAGAGGCCGTTCTACGGGCGGTTCGAAGTAAATTTTCCGGGAGTCTGGGTGAGAAAAACGTTCTGGTAGTGGAAGAAAGCTATAAATATTTATTGAGGGAAAATAAATGA